The following proteins are co-located in the Echinicola sp. 20G genome:
- the arsC gene encoding arsenate reductase (glutaredoxin) (This arsenate reductase requires both glutathione and glutaredoxin to convert arsenate to arsenite, after which the efflux transporter formed by ArsA and ArsB can extrude the arsenite from the cell, providing resistance.) codes for MSKVKIFHNPRCGKSRNSLKLLQEKMPEEQIEIIKYLETPPSKTELKAVIQMLGISADQLIRKNENVWKENFKGKTFGEDELIDIMVDNPILIERPIVIKERKAVLGRPPENILEIL; via the coding sequence ATGAGTAAAGTAAAGATTTTTCATAACCCAAGATGCGGTAAAAGCAGGAATTCACTGAAATTGCTTCAGGAGAAAATGCCAGAAGAACAAATAGAGATCATTAAATACCTGGAGACTCCTCCTTCTAAGACTGAGCTAAAAGCTGTGATTCAAATGTTAGGGATTTCCGCTGATCAATTGATTCGTAAGAATGAAAATGTATGGAAGGAAAATTTCAAAGGTAAAACGTTTGGAGAGGATGAATTGATTGATATTATGGTGGATAATCCCATCCTAATTGAGCGTCCTATAGTAATCAAAGAGCGTAAGGCAGTTCTCGGAAGGCCACCGGAAAATATATTGGAGATTTTATAA
- a CDS encoding VOC family protein — translation MNQIISYLTFNGNCREAMLFYQNCFGGTLSLQTVGESPLSNKLPENYRDKIVHATLKNKKLTLIGTDMVDEFGLQKGNSISLLIDTKEEDELFKYYDKLASGAKSFHPIQANFWGVLFGGLTDQFGHHWLFQCRK, via the coding sequence ATGAATCAAATCATTAGCTACCTTACATTCAATGGAAATTGTAGAGAAGCCATGTTATTCTATCAAAACTGCTTTGGAGGAACCTTGAGCTTACAGACAGTGGGAGAATCTCCCCTTTCAAATAAACTTCCAGAAAATTATAGGGACAAAATTGTTCACGCTACCTTAAAAAACAAAAAGCTGACCCTCATAGGAACTGACATGGTAGACGAATTTGGACTTCAAAAAGGAAATTCCATCTCTCTCCTTATCGACACCAAAGAAGAAGATGAACTGTTTAAATACTATGATAAATTAGCTTCTGGTGCCAAATCTTTCCATCCCATTCAAGCAAATTTTTGGGGTGTTCTCTTTGGTGGGCTCACTGACCAATTCGGACATCACTGGCTATTCCAATGCAGAAAATAA
- a CDS encoding cation diffusion facilitator family transporter, with protein sequence MNNPRKHWIIASFVISVLLLILKFYSYYLTRSNAILTDALESIVNVVASGFAFYSIHLSSMPRDQNHPYGHGKIEFFSAGIEGILIILAGFFIIYQSIIGFIFPSVLRSLPYGMALVGFSGAINGFLGYMLFKKGKEHNSLTLEADGRHILTDAFSSFVLIIGVGIIYYTGLDVLDGVFSILFALYIIYNGYGLVRKSVAGLMDERNPTSMIAMVKVLNKYRKNNWIDIHNMRVQQYGADKHIDLHLTLPYYFELREVHEEVERVEEVLEKNMLGNVEIFVHADPCLPEKCCHYCQVKDCPVRKYPKSQKINWNVNNMSQNQKHYHELSENIRGRKPV encoded by the coding sequence GTGAACAACCCTAGAAAGCATTGGATTATTGCCTCTTTTGTCATCAGTGTCCTGTTGCTTATACTGAAATTTTATTCCTACTATTTGACTCGGTCAAACGCGATATTGACAGATGCTCTGGAAAGTATTGTTAATGTGGTGGCTTCGGGCTTCGCCTTTTATAGTATCCATCTGAGCTCTATGCCTCGTGATCAAAATCACCCATATGGTCACGGGAAAATTGAGTTTTTTAGTGCTGGAATTGAAGGGATTTTGATTATTCTTGCGGGCTTTTTTATTATTTACCAATCCATTATTGGATTTATTTTTCCATCTGTATTAAGGTCTTTGCCATATGGGATGGCCTTGGTTGGTTTTTCAGGAGCAATTAATGGTTTTTTAGGTTACATGCTTTTTAAGAAAGGTAAAGAGCATAATAGCCTTACCTTGGAGGCTGATGGAAGGCATATTCTGACAGATGCTTTCAGTAGCTTTGTCCTTATCATCGGTGTGGGTATAATCTACTACACAGGTTTAGATGTGCTTGATGGTGTGTTTTCGATTCTGTTTGCGCTTTATATCATTTACAATGGTTATGGTTTGGTTAGAAAGTCTGTGGCAGGCTTAATGGATGAAAGAAACCCAACCTCAATGATAGCAATGGTCAAGGTGCTGAACAAGTATCGAAAGAATAACTGGATCGATATCCATAACATGAGGGTCCAACAATATGGTGCAGATAAACATATTGACCTGCATCTGACATTGCCATATTACTTTGAGCTAAGGGAGGTTCACGAGGAAGTAGAAAGAGTGGAGGAAGTATTGGAAAAAAACATGTTGGGGAATGTTGAGATTTTTGTTCATGCAGATCCTTGTTTGCCAGAAAAGTGCTGTCATTATTGCCAGGTGAAAGACTGTCCTGTGAGAAAGTATCCCAAATCACAAAAGATAAATTGGAATGTGAATAATATGTCCCAAAATCAAAAGCACTATCATGAGCTAAGCGAAAATATTAGAGGGAGGAAGCCTGTGTGA
- a CDS encoding GlxA family transcriptional regulator, whose translation MKKVSILVPESSVMEAIADPRYMFTAANQFLISSGRAPLFEVQLVGIQREIKLAEGVFSVHPDKLFSDVQETDVIIIPALFGNMKQAVELNEAFIPWILDQYRKGAEIASLCVGAFLLAATGLLEGKKCSTHWAYYNEFRETFPNVEVVDGSIITEENRVYSSGGANSYWNLLLYLLEKYTDRGTAILAAKYFAIDIDRESQSAFAIFNGQKDHPDEEIKKAQEFIESHYDEKISVDDLAGMVAISRRSFERRFKQMTGNTVIEYLQRVKIEAAKRSFESTRKNISEVMFDVGYTDTKAFRNVFKKVTGLTPIEYRNKYNKETVLS comes from the coding sequence ATGAAAAAAGTATCCATACTTGTGCCGGAATCTTCAGTGATGGAAGCTATTGCTGATCCCCGGTATATGTTCACCGCAGCCAATCAATTTTTGATATCTTCAGGTAGAGCTCCTTTGTTTGAGGTGCAGCTGGTGGGGATCCAGAGAGAAATAAAGCTTGCAGAAGGCGTGTTTTCTGTGCATCCTGACAAACTTTTTAGCGATGTGCAAGAAACTGATGTAATCATTATTCCTGCGCTCTTTGGAAATATGAAACAGGCAGTTGAACTAAATGAAGCATTTATTCCTTGGATTTTGGATCAATATAGAAAAGGGGCTGAGATAGCTTCTTTATGCGTAGGGGCCTTTTTATTGGCAGCTACAGGCTTGTTGGAGGGAAAAAAATGTTCAACGCATTGGGCTTACTATAATGAGTTTAGAGAGACTTTTCCCAATGTGGAGGTGGTGGATGGGAGTATTATTACAGAGGAAAACAGGGTTTACTCTAGTGGAGGAGCTAATTCTTACTGGAATTTATTGTTGTACTTGTTGGAGAAATATACAGATAGAGGTACGGCTATTTTGGCAGCCAAATACTTTGCTATAGACATTGACAGGGAAAGCCAATCAGCATTTGCCATCTTCAATGGGCAGAAAGACCATCCTGACGAGGAGATAAAAAAGGCTCAAGAGTTTATAGAGAGCCACTACGATGAGAAGATCAGTGTAGATGATTTGGCAGGAATGGTAGCCATAAGTAGAAGAAGTTTTGAAAGGCGTTTCAAGCAAATGACAGGAAATACCGTGATAGAATACTTGCAGAGAGTGAAAATAGAAGCGGCTAAAAGAAGTTTTGAGTCGACGAGGAAAAATATTTCAGAAGTAATGTTTGATGTTGGATACACTGATACCAAAGCTTTTCGCAATGTCTTCAAAAAAGTAACCGGACTTACACCAATTGAGTACAGAAATAAGTACAATAAAGAAACTGTGCTATCTTAA
- a CDS encoding TonB-dependent receptor, whose protein sequence is MKRRKKTCRSISFQGKFLLLFLTSCLATASLYAQEKFTIRGNIEDANSGEGLIGATVFIKELSTGGTSNVYGFYSLTVPAGDYTLVYSFVGYESITKAITLDKDQTIDVELGSGATELEEVVVNAEPEDSNVRSTQMSVNKLDMREVEAIPVIFGEKDIIKTIQLLPGIKASEGGGGFFVRGGSADQNLILLDEAPVYNASHLLGFFSVFNSDAIKDLTIYKGHIPSEYGGRASSVLDIKMKEGNNKKFAAQGGIGLISSRATIEAPIVKDKGSFVVSGRRTYVDLFLKLSNDEEVKNSILYFYDLNAKANYKLGDKDRIFVSGYFGRDNFGYGDLFGFDWGNTTATVRWNHLFNDRLFLNSTAMFSDYNYEVEIMAEEEENENNGFKVTSAIRDFSVKEDFEYYINPQNTLKFGASAIRHNFVPGEIIPQGDSYINEQKLQRKYAWETAAYISEDIEFSPRFNVNAGLRYSWFAQIGPGEIYTYDEDGDVIDTETYGDGEIVKSYGGLEPRLGLTYLLNDEVSVKASYGRNRQYLHLVSNSNAGTPIDLWIPSSNNVRPQIADQIALGYFRNFNDNAYESSVEVYYKDMKNQVDYRTGAELVFNENVESQLLFGDGWSYGAEFFVRKNKGDLTGWISYTLSKTERQFDGVDYGEVYPASWDRPHDLSIVGIYQLNKRWNLSASFVYRSGDAVTYPVGKYEVKGEVINMYDKRNNNRLPEYHRLDLGATLKLKSNQKFESDLNFSVYNAYARKNAFMVTFREDRDDPTKTEAVKFSLFSILPSVTYNFRFK, encoded by the coding sequence ATGAAAAGAAGAAAAAAGACTTGTCGTTCGATAAGTTTTCAAGGAAAATTTTTGCTGCTCTTTTTGACCAGTTGTTTAGCCACTGCCAGTCTTTACGCCCAAGAGAAATTTACCATCAGGGGTAATATTGAAGATGCAAACAGTGGAGAAGGTCTGATAGGAGCCACAGTTTTTATCAAGGAATTAAGCACAGGAGGGACAAGTAACGTCTATGGCTTTTATTCCCTAACAGTTCCTGCAGGGGATTATACCTTGGTGTATAGTTTTGTGGGATATGAGTCAATTACAAAAGCCATAACCTTGGACAAAGATCAAACAATTGATGTGGAGTTAGGGTCAGGGGCAACAGAATTGGAGGAGGTAGTGGTCAATGCTGAGCCTGAAGATTCTAATGTCCGGTCCACGCAAATGAGTGTGAATAAACTGGATATGCGAGAAGTGGAAGCTATCCCTGTTATTTTTGGTGAAAAGGATATCATCAAGACCATACAACTACTTCCTGGTATAAAAGCCAGTGAAGGCGGCGGCGGCTTTTTTGTCCGTGGGGGGAGTGCAGATCAAAACCTGATCCTGTTGGATGAGGCTCCGGTGTATAACGCCTCACATTTATTGGGTTTTTTCTCCGTCTTTAATTCAGACGCAATAAAAGACCTTACGATTTACAAGGGCCATATCCCTTCTGAATATGGCGGAAGAGCCTCTTCTGTCCTTGATATCAAAATGAAAGAAGGAAATAACAAGAAGTTTGCGGCACAGGGAGGTATCGGTTTGATTTCAAGTCGAGCTACAATTGAGGCGCCGATTGTAAAAGATAAAGGGTCATTTGTGGTTTCTGGAAGAAGGACCTATGTGGACTTGTTTCTGAAATTGTCTAATGATGAGGAGGTCAAGAATTCCATTCTATATTTCTATGACTTGAATGCTAAGGCGAACTATAAACTGGGTGATAAAGACCGGATATTTGTATCAGGTTATTTTGGAAGGGATAATTTTGGTTATGGTGATCTGTTTGGATTTGATTGGGGAAACACCACCGCAACTGTACGCTGGAACCATCTTTTCAATGATCGATTGTTTTTGAATTCTACGGCCATGTTCTCAGATTACAATTATGAAGTAGAGATAATGGCAGAAGAGGAAGAAAATGAGAATAATGGATTTAAGGTGACTTCAGCCATAAGGGATTTTAGCGTCAAAGAGGATTTCGAATATTATATTAATCCTCAAAACACCTTGAAATTCGGTGCGAGTGCTATCAGACATAATTTTGTGCCAGGAGAGATTATTCCGCAAGGTGACTCCTATATCAATGAACAGAAGTTGCAACGTAAATACGCTTGGGAAACAGCAGCCTATATATCGGAAGATATAGAGTTTTCGCCGAGGTTCAACGTAAATGCAGGTCTGAGGTATTCTTGGTTCGCTCAGATTGGTCCTGGAGAAATTTATACTTATGATGAAGACGGGGATGTGATCGATACTGAAACTTACGGTGATGGGGAAATAGTAAAGTCCTATGGCGGTTTAGAACCCAGGCTGGGCTTAACATACCTCTTGAATGATGAAGTGTCTGTGAAGGCTTCATATGGTAGGAATCGCCAATATTTGCATTTGGTATCCAATAGCAATGCTGGTACCCCGATCGATTTATGGATTCCATCCAGTAATAATGTTCGTCCTCAAATAGCGGATCAGATCGCTTTGGGCTATTTCCGAAATTTCAATGATAATGCATATGAAAGTTCGGTAGAGGTGTATTACAAGGATATGAAAAACCAGGTGGATTACCGAACGGGTGCGGAGTTGGTTTTTAATGAGAATGTGGAATCGCAATTACTCTTTGGTGATGGTTGGTCCTACGGTGCTGAGTTTTTTGTGAGAAAAAACAAAGGAGACTTGACAGGCTGGATCAGTTACACCCTTTCGAAAACTGAACGCCAATTTGACGGGGTAGATTATGGAGAAGTATATCCTGCAAGTTGGGACAGGCCGCATGATTTGTCGATTGTAGGGATCTATCAATTAAACAAAAGGTGGAATTTGTCTGCCTCATTTGTCTATCGCTCTGGTGATGCAGTGACCTATCCGGTAGGGAAATACGAGGTGAAAGGTGAAGTGATCAATATGTACGATAAGAGAAACAACAACCGTCTCCCTGAATACCATAGGTTAGACTTGGGAGCAACGCTAAAACTTAAAAGTAATCAAAAGTTTGAATCGGATTTGAATTTCTCTGTTTATAACGCTTATGCTCGAAAGAATGCCTTTATGGTTACTTTCAGGGAAGATCGCGATGATCCTACCAAAACAGAAGCGGTGAAGTTTTCGCTATTCAGCATCTTACCATCAGTTACCTATAACTTTAGATTCAAATAA
- a CDS encoding lipopolysaccharide assembly protein LapB has product MNKLHSSQQLLFSLFLIVIFLFSCDSIEDKKGRFLLKGNNKMLENDYEGAIDFYNEAIDLDPEFADAFYNRGISNLRMAKLDQAINDFSKALEIDQANYDARYQRALTYLDNGENYKSLADADRLIANSPQNYKGYFIRGLAQEALTNYSQALAAFKNAIELESKVTDLYVNRATIYYYLEDYHMAEEDLKTAEKINPNEANIYNLRSLIAFENGNYSTALSWVQKAIDLNSGQAYFYNNRGLYYLFNGELEKGIEDINFSLKQNSKNLYALRNKGIYYYFKENKTLAQKYLSEVHQKDPSIKLTQQYLELAQTL; this is encoded by the coding sequence ATGAACAAGCTTCATTCTTCACAACAATTATTGTTTTCTCTATTTCTAATCGTCATCTTTCTTTTTTCCTGTGACTCCATAGAAGACAAAAAAGGCAGGTTTCTTTTAAAAGGAAACAATAAAATGTTGGAAAACGATTACGAAGGAGCCATAGATTTTTACAATGAGGCCATTGACTTGGATCCAGAATTTGCTGATGCTTTTTATAATAGAGGTATTTCAAACCTTAGAATGGCCAAACTGGACCAAGCCATCAATGACTTTTCAAAAGCACTTGAAATCGACCAAGCGAATTATGATGCCCGATACCAGAGAGCTCTAACTTATCTTGACAATGGAGAAAACTACAAATCCCTCGCTGATGCAGATCGGCTTATTGCCAACTCGCCCCAAAATTACAAAGGCTATTTCATAAGAGGCTTAGCCCAAGAAGCACTTACCAATTACTCACAAGCCTTGGCCGCCTTTAAGAATGCGATTGAACTGGAAAGTAAAGTAACGGATCTTTATGTCAACAGAGCTACCATATACTATTACCTGGAAGACTACCATATGGCAGAAGAAGACCTAAAAACCGCTGAAAAAATCAACCCGAACGAAGCCAATATTTACAACTTAAGGTCATTAATCGCTTTTGAAAACGGGAATTATAGTACTGCGCTCTCATGGGTACAAAAAGCCATCGACCTCAATTCCGGTCAAGCTTACTTTTACAATAATCGTGGATTATATTACCTCTTTAATGGTGAGTTGGAAAAAGGAATCGAAGACATCAACTTCAGCCTCAAGCAAAACAGTAAAAACCTGTACGCTCTCAGAAATAAGGGCATTTATTATTATTTTAAAGAGAACAAAACGCTTGCCCAAAAATATTTATCAGAAGTCCACCAAAAAGACCCTTCAATCAAACTTACTCAACAATACCTTGAACTGGCTCAGACTTTATGA
- a CDS encoding DUF4249 domain-containing protein, which translates to MRRYLYIVVVIALSLTGCEEVIVIDLDNAEPRVVIEGIITDQPGPYTVTISESVGFYEDNVFPGIEGAYIEISDEEGNVDVLEELGDGVYQTTSIQGQRGVTYTIEVQLDGETYTAESTMPEELVEIDSLGFRFEEESLLYKEGYYFRAYFQDPAELGDYYSFNVYVNGEVYVFDFDGELIEDDNFWLGDDKYTNGNAQDYDFPHTLKEGDEMYVELRHLDRSTYDYYRTLVEVIDGGGVAPSNPLSNFGDTALGYFAAFSVTSIEDSVE; encoded by the coding sequence ATGAGAAGATATTTATATATAGTCGTTGTCATAGCACTTTCTTTGACAGGGTGTGAAGAGGTTATTGTAATAGATCTGGATAATGCTGAGCCGAGGGTGGTAATTGAAGGGATTATCACAGATCAGCCAGGCCCTTATACTGTTACTATTTCAGAATCGGTAGGTTTTTATGAGGATAATGTTTTTCCTGGAATCGAAGGTGCCTATATAGAAATTTCTGATGAGGAGGGAAATGTAGATGTGTTGGAAGAATTGGGAGATGGAGTGTATCAGACTACCAGTATTCAAGGGCAAAGAGGAGTGACCTATACGATAGAAGTTCAGTTGGATGGAGAAACCTATACCGCAGAAAGTACAATGCCTGAGGAGTTGGTAGAAATAGATTCATTGGGTTTTAGGTTTGAAGAAGAATCATTGCTTTACAAAGAAGGATATTATTTTCGGGCTTATTTTCAAGATCCGGCGGAATTGGGGGACTATTATAGTTTCAACGTTTATGTCAATGGTGAGGTGTATGTGTTTGACTTTGATGGGGAGTTGATTGAGGATGATAACTTTTGGCTTGGTGATGATAAATATACGAATGGCAATGCCCAAGATTATGATTTCCCTCATACTCTAAAAGAAGGGGATGAAATGTATGTGGAGTTAAGGCATCTGGACCGAAGTACCTATGATTATTACAGAACTTTGGTAGAAGTGATTGATGGGGGTGGAGTGGCTCCCTCCAATCCTTTGTCCAATTTCGGAGATACTGCTTTGGGATATTTTGCTGCTTTCTCAGTGACTTCCATTGAGGATTCGGTGGAATAG
- a CDS encoding SRPBCC domain-containing protein yields MEKSTFTIQINASPEKVWETLWDDKSYQAWTAVFSEGSRAETDWKEGSKVLFLDGNGQGMVSRIAKTIPNKYMSIEHLGFYDNGKEDLESEKVKSWAGVHENYTLKNIDGNTELLVEMDTVEEYKDYFDDAWPKALRKLKSIAED; encoded by the coding sequence ATGGAAAAATCAACTTTCACAATTCAAATCAACGCTTCTCCTGAAAAAGTATGGGAAACATTATGGGATGATAAGTCTTACCAAGCATGGACTGCTGTTTTCAGTGAAGGTTCCCGTGCCGAAACTGACTGGAAAGAAGGTAGCAAGGTATTATTTTTGGACGGAAATGGACAAGGTATGGTCAGCAGAATTGCCAAAACTATTCCCAATAAATACATGTCCATAGAACATTTAGGGTTTTACGACAATGGAAAAGAAGACCTAGAAAGTGAAAAAGTAAAGAGCTGGGCAGGGGTTCATGAAAACTATACACTCAAAAATATCGATGGAAACACGGAACTGTTAGTTGAAATGGATACCGTTGAGGAGTACAAAGATTACTTTGACGACGCATGGCCCAAAGCGTTACGCAAACTAAAATCAATTGCTGAAGATTAG